From Pedobacter indicus, a single genomic window includes:
- a CDS encoding GH92 family glycosyl hydrolase, giving the protein MKKTALYILLNILLSICFLSVNSFAQSKLTSYVDPFIGTGGHGHTFPGAVVPFGMVQLSPDNGKGGWDWVSGYHYSDNHIAGFSHMHLSGTGIGDWLDISVMPLLKPLDSRDSIVTPATFSHSNEQASPGYYSVRLDNGIVAELTTSERVGYHRYTFPVNSEPTIRFDLSFTQNWDAPTETFIKKLTDTTFIGYRYSTGWANKQRVYFAAKTSKPVQAFYLKGEVDIEVGEIPVGLKTEEKGKGVSSQLVFQPAGTPQTIEMKVALSMTSTDKALLALDELGHWNFNEARASADAKWEKELSKIEIRTPSERLKRIFYTALYHTAIAPTTYSDIDGEYKNANDEVLQMPNGGTRYTLFSLWDTFRALNPLFTLTQPDRYGDMLNSMLAFHNENGLLPVWDLSTAETNTMTGYHAVPVLADAILKNWPGLDKERAYQAMKNSANQDTRKVPDYIQYGYVPQDKSGHSATMTLEYGYDDWAIAAVAKKLGKTQDYQQFSKRALAYKHIFDKNTGFMRAKNSDSSWAIPFDPFYSEHDVDKAHYMEGNAWQHSFFVPHDVLGLKQLYGDDGLEKKLDSLFSISSKITGENASPDISGFIGQYAHGNEPSHHIAYMYTFFGKPWKTQSLVRQIVDSMYHDRPDGYAGNEDAGQMSAWAVWNIAGLYPANPVGGEYVIGSPMVDGVTINLAGDKELEIRVLNNSPSNKYVQSVQFNGKTHSKSYFMHKDLIQGGEIIFTMGPEPNKNWGTDESWWPASFVNNHQLQETIENNEEEKKEGGFFKSIGEFFKNIFK; this is encoded by the coding sequence TTGAAAAAAACAGCTCTTTATATACTACTAAATATACTACTAAGCATTTGCTTCCTATCAGTTAATTCATTTGCTCAGAGCAAATTAACTTCTTATGTAGATCCTTTTATCGGGACCGGCGGACACGGACATACTTTTCCCGGAGCGGTCGTCCCATTTGGGATGGTTCAGCTAAGCCCCGATAACGGAAAGGGCGGTTGGGACTGGGTGAGTGGGTATCATTATAGCGACAATCATATCGCGGGTTTCAGTCATATGCATCTTAGTGGAACTGGAATTGGGGATTGGTTAGATATCTCTGTAATGCCACTACTTAAACCATTAGATAGCAGAGACTCTATCGTAACACCAGCCACCTTTTCACATAGCAATGAACAAGCATCTCCGGGATATTATTCGGTTCGCTTAGACAATGGAATTGTAGCCGAGCTAACAACATCTGAGCGCGTGGGTTACCATCGGTATACCTTCCCGGTAAATTCTGAACCAACAATACGATTCGACCTATCCTTTACTCAAAACTGGGATGCGCCAACTGAAACTTTTATTAAAAAACTGACTGATACAACTTTTATCGGATATCGTTATTCTACTGGGTGGGCAAATAAGCAGCGTGTTTATTTTGCAGCAAAAACGTCTAAACCGGTTCAAGCCTTTTATTTGAAAGGAGAAGTTGATATCGAGGTAGGGGAAATTCCTGTCGGATTGAAGACAGAAGAGAAAGGTAAAGGAGTGTCTTCACAACTTGTTTTTCAGCCAGCGGGAACTCCGCAAACTATCGAGATGAAAGTGGCATTGTCTATGACCAGTACGGACAAGGCACTACTTGCTCTGGATGAACTAGGGCATTGGAACTTTAATGAAGCAAGAGCTTCCGCTGATGCTAAATGGGAGAAAGAATTAAGCAAAATAGAAATTCGCACGCCGAGTGAGCGTCTAAAGCGAATCTTCTATACAGCACTTTATCATACCGCCATTGCGCCGACGACTTACTCTGATATCGATGGTGAATATAAGAATGCCAATGACGAAGTCCTCCAAATGCCAAACGGAGGAACTCGTTATACGCTGTTTTCATTGTGGGATACATTCCGTGCGCTAAATCCTCTGTTTACACTTACGCAGCCAGACCGATATGGTGATATGCTCAATAGCATGCTCGCTTTTCATAACGAAAACGGACTATTGCCAGTATGGGATCTAAGCACAGCTGAAACAAACACGATGACCGGATATCATGCTGTCCCTGTTCTGGCTGACGCAATTTTAAAGAACTGGCCGGGATTAGATAAAGAACGTGCCTATCAAGCGATGAAGAATAGCGCTAATCAAGATACACGAAAAGTTCCTGACTATATCCAATATGGCTATGTTCCACAAGATAAAAGTGGTCATAGTGCGACGATGACACTTGAATATGGATACGATGATTGGGCTATTGCAGCCGTTGCCAAGAAGCTTGGAAAAACTCAAGATTACCAACAGTTCTCAAAAAGGGCACTAGCATACAAACATATTTTTGATAAGAATACAGGCTTTATGCGCGCCAAAAATAGTGACAGTTCTTGGGCGATTCCTTTTGATCCTTTTTATTCGGAACACGACGTCGATAAAGCTCATTATATGGAAGGAAATGCGTGGCAACATTCTTTTTTTGTTCCACATGACGTGTTAGGTTTAAAACAGCTCTATGGTGACGACGGATTGGAAAAGAAGCTCGATTCACTGTTTAGTATCAGCTCCAAAATCACGGGGGAAAATGCGTCACCGGATATCAGCGGGTTCATCGGACAATATGCCCATGGTAACGAACCAAGCCATCATATCGCTTATATGTACACCTTTTTTGGGAAACCATGGAAAACACAGTCATTAGTTCGGCAGATAGTAGATTCAATGTACCATGATCGACCAGATGGTTATGCTGGTAATGAAGATGCAGGACAGATGAGTGCATGGGCCGTTTGGAATATCGCCGGTCTCTATCCGGCAAACCCTGTGGGCGGCGAGTATGTAATCGGTAGTCCGATGGTCGATGGTGTCACCATTAACTTAGCGGGTGATAAAGAATTGGAAATAAGAGTATTGAACAATAGCCCTTCAAATAAATATGTCCAATCTGTGCAGTTCAACGGCAAAACACATAGCAAAAGCTACTTTATGCACAAGGATCTCATTCAGGGTGGGGAAATCATCTTTACCATGGGTCCTGAACCAAATAAAAATTGGGGAACCGATGAGTCTTGGTGGCCTGCATCTTTTGTAAATAATCATCAATTGCAAGAAACAATTGAAAATAATGAGGAAGAAAAGAAAGAAGGAGGATTCTTTAAGTCGATCGGTGAATTCTTTAAAAATATCTTCAAATAA
- a CDS encoding septal ring lytic transglycosylase RlpA family protein, whose amino-acid sequence MKFALRVLLILFIAASVTSCAPKITQRGKASYYADKFKNRPTASGERYKPGRLTAAHKTLPFGTKVTVINRQNGQRVKVVINDRGPFVSGRIIDVSRKAAKRLNMIRSGVVDVQIKYKRPKSKR is encoded by the coding sequence ATGAAGTTCGCATTGAGGGTGTTATTGATCTTGTTCATTGCTGCTTCGGTAACTTCATGTGCTCCAAAAATCACACAAAGAGGTAAAGCATCCTACTATGCGGATAAGTTCAAAAACCGACCAACGGCCAGTGGCGAGCGTTATAAGCCGGGGCGGTTGACAGCCGCACACAAAACACTTCCCTTCGGAACAAAAGTAACTGTGATTAATAGGCAGAATGGCCAGCGCGTCAAGGTAGTAATAAACGATCGGGGACCCTTTGTTTCAGGTCGTATTATCGACGTTTCCAGAAAAGCTGCGAAGCGATTGAATATGATCCGGTCGGGTGTTGTGGACGTGCAGATTAAGTACAAACGACCTAAATCTAAACGGTGA
- a CDS encoding type I restriction enzyme HsdR N-terminal domain-containing protein: MFKGIPLNLPPYPFRLKQEDGKVFIFDELRKRYLLVTPEEWVRQHWIQYLINQKRYPKTLIQCEGGLKLNELQKRTDLLIFNRTGEKILIAEFKAPSVKITQEAFDQIARYNLIHRVPLLVVSNGLQHYYCHIDFERKSYQYIEDLPDFTV, from the coding sequence ATGTTTAAAGGAATCCCCCTAAATCTTCCCCCTTATCCTTTTCGATTGAAACAAGAAGATGGTAAGGTTTTTATCTTCGATGAACTAAGAAAACGGTATCTTCTGGTAACACCAGAAGAATGGGTTAGACAACATTGGATACAATACCTCATTAATCAAAAGCGATACCCAAAAACCCTGATTCAATGTGAAGGGGGGTTAAAACTTAACGAACTTCAAAAGAGAACTGATTTATTGATATTCAACCGCACTGGAGAAAAGATTTTGATCGCAGAGTTTAAAGCACCATCCGTAAAGATTACACAAGAGGCTTTTGATCAAATTGCACGATATAACCTCATTCATCGCGTACCACTATTGGTTGTAAGTAACGGACTCCAACATTATTATTGTCATATCGATTTTGAACGGAAAAGCTACCAGTATATAGAAGACCTACCTGATTTCACCGTTTAG
- the holA gene encoding DNA polymerase III subunit delta, with the protein MTFQNILADLKAKKYAPLYLLHGEESFFIDQITDYIEDHVLSEAEKGFNQTILYGKETDFITIVNSAKRYPMMAEYQVIIIKEAQSLDWNRDASVSVLNSYLENPLNSTILVFDYKHGKFDKRKKTYKLFQSKGVALEANKLYDNQVAGWITDYCKKASYRIQPEAAALMAEYLGSDLSKIVNEIEKIFLNTKSDKEISTDDIQKNIGISKDFNVFELNKALGYKNIFKANQIVDYFIANPKSNPPPLVFGSLTTYFVKVLRYHYSPDKNRNSLAKVIGVSLNFVDEYVAAGRNYSKWKVFQIIHLLREYDMKSKGVDNPSNLTGPLLRELVYKILH; encoded by the coding sequence ATGACCTTTCAAAATATATTAGCAGATCTAAAAGCAAAGAAATATGCACCGCTCTACTTACTACATGGAGAGGAGTCTTTCTTTATTGATCAGATTACCGACTATATCGAAGATCATGTCTTGAGTGAAGCTGAAAAGGGATTCAACCAAACTATTTTATACGGAAAAGAAACCGATTTTATAACCATCGTCAACTCTGCCAAAAGGTACCCCATGATGGCTGAGTATCAAGTCATAATAATCAAAGAAGCTCAATCGCTCGATTGGAACAGGGATGCATCGGTTTCGGTTTTAAATAGCTATTTAGAGAATCCTCTTAATAGTACGATCCTGGTGTTTGACTATAAGCACGGGAAATTCGATAAAAGAAAAAAGACCTATAAGCTTTTTCAGAGTAAAGGCGTTGCGCTTGAGGCTAATAAGCTCTATGATAACCAAGTCGCTGGCTGGATCACCGATTATTGTAAGAAAGCTAGCTATCGAATTCAGCCGGAAGCGGCTGCTTTGATGGCTGAATATTTGGGTTCCGATCTGTCAAAGATTGTGAACGAAATAGAGAAGATCTTTCTTAATACCAAGTCAGATAAAGAAATAAGCACGGACGATATTCAGAAGAATATTGGAATTTCAAAAGACTTCAACGTTTTCGAGCTTAATAAGGCTCTAGGTTATAAAAATATCTTCAAAGCCAATCAAATAGTCGATTATTTCATTGCCAATCCCAAATCAAACCCACCACCCCTTGTTTTTGGCTCTTTGACAACTTATTTTGTTAAAGTGCTGCGTTATCATTACTCACCAGATAAGAATCGAAACTCCCTAGCAAAAGTAATAGGAGTCAGCCTAAACTTTGTAGACGAATACGTTGCGGCTGGCCGAAATTATAGCAAATGGAAGGTGTTTCAAATTATCCATCTTCTTCGGGAATATGATATGAAGTCAAAAGGTGTTGATAATCCAAGCAATCTGACAGGACCGCTCCTGCGTGAACTTGTCTATAAAATTCTTCATTAA